In Primulina eburnea isolate SZY01 chromosome 14, ASM2296580v1, whole genome shotgun sequence, the following proteins share a genomic window:
- the LOC140811892 gene encoding uncharacterized protein has product MAFYESEVRANLTYGSLTGVQGFSQEELFLWLPVKDIIVDDPNSGLILFDIGVAHKQLSLSLFEDPPDCSTDVAEIAVSNISHCVNFHKNANDGLKKMIGEERGSICS; this is encoded by the exons ATGGCATTCTACGAGAGCGAGGTGCGAGCTAACCTCACCTACGGCAGCCTCACCGGCGTTCAGGGTTTCTCTCAGGAAGAGCTCTTTTTATGGCTTCCGGTCAAAGACATCATCGTCGATGATCCCAACTCCGGGCTTATACTTTTCGACATCGGGGTCGCGCACAAACAACTTTCTTTATCACTCTTCGAAGATCCACCCGATTGCAGCACAGATG TTGCAGAAATTGCTGTTTCAAATATTAGCCATTGTGTCAACTTTCATAAAAATGCTAATG ACGGACTGAAAAAGATGATCGGAGAAGAGAGAGGTTCTATCTGCAGCTGA
- the LOC140812835 gene encoding mRNA cap guanine-N(7) methyltransferase 1-like isoform X2 produces the protein MKRGYDESTSSGLLGPPQFKFKYNPEEFLEDESTKIFARKVADHYSARTNQTLEEREASPIIHLKKLNNWIKSVLIQLYTKKGDAVLDLGCGKGGDLIKWDKANIGYYVGIDIADGSIEDCRTRYNGDADHHQRRKKFSFPARLLCGDCYEVRLDKVLADDAPFDICSCQFALHYSWSTEARARRALANVSALLRPGGIFIGTMPDANVIIKKLREADGLAFGNSVYWIRFDEEFENKKFKSSSPFGIKYKFHLEDAVDCPEWIVPFDLFKSLAEEYGFELVFVKNSHAFVDEYLKIAEYIELMRRLGALGDGKEDQSTLSQDEWEVAYLYSAFVLKKRGEPDQTRTTSGRRDKGKMHLLKQDIMNISDEV, from the exons atgaaACGTGGATACGATGAATCTACGTCGTCGGGTCTTCTTGGACCTCctcaatttaaatttaaatacaacCCCGAAG AATTTTTGGAGGATGAAAGCACTAAGATATTTGCGAGGAAAGTTGCTGATCATTACAGTGCAAGAACGAATCAGACATTAGAAGAACGTGAAGCGAGCCCTATTATCCACTTGAAGAAACTAAACAACTGG ATAAAGAGTGTCTTGATTCAGCTATACACAAAAAAGGGGGATGCGGTTCTTGATTTGGGGTGTGGAAAG GGTGGTGACCTTATCAAATGGGACAAGGCAAATATTGGTTATTATGTTGGTATTGATATTGCTGATGGTTCG ATAGAAGATTGCCGCACACGATATAATGGTGATGCAGACCATCACCAACGCCGCAAGAAGTTCTCCTTTCCTGCCAGGCTCTTATGTGGAGACTGCTACGAG GTTCGACTGGATAAGGTTTTGGCAGATGATGCTCCTTTTGATATCTGCAGCTGCCAG TTTGCTTTGCATTACTCATGGTCTACTGAGGCACGTGCGCGGCGAGCCTTGGCTAATGTATCAGCTTTACTTCGACCTGGGGGCATCTTCATCGGAACAATGCCAGATGCAAATGTTATCATAAAAAAGCTCAGAGAAG CTGATGGACTGGCTTTTGGTAATAGCGTGTACTGGATACGTTTTGACGAAGAATTCGAAAATAAG AAATTTAAATCTTCAAGTCCCTTCGGAATCAAGTACAAGTTCCACCTAGAG GATGCCGTTGATTGTCCCGAATGGATTGTTCCTTTTGATCTGTTCAAATCATTGGCCGAGGAg TATGGATTCGAGCTGGTTTTTGTCAAAAACTCACACGCATTTGTGGATGAATACTTGAAGATAGCCGAATATATTGAGCTCATGAGAAGACTCGGTGCTCTGGGTGACGGGAAAGAAGACCAAA GTACGTTATCACAGGATGAATGGGAGGTGGCCTACTTATATTCAGCCTTTGTCTTGAAAAAG CGAGGGGAACCCGACCAAACCCGAACGACGAGTGGCAGACGGGACAAAGGTAAAATGCATCTGTTGAAGCAGGATATTATGAACATCAGCGATGAGGTTTAG
- the LOC140812724 gene encoding indole-3-acetic acid-amido synthetase GH3.6-like, translating to MPEAPKQTTTEYSLADNNKKKMEFIEEVTENADDVQKRVLSEILSRNAHVEYLNRHGLNGLIDRGAFKKTIPVISYEDVLPDINRIANGDKSPILCSEPISEFLTSSGTSAGERKMMPTIEEELGRRSLLYSLLMPVMSQFVPGLDKGKGMYFLFIKCETKTPSGLLARPVLTSYYKSSHFKDRPYDPYTNYTSPNETILCQDSYQSMYSQMLCGLIQNKEVLRVGAVFASGFIRAIRFLEKHYTLLCNDIRTGTLNSIITDPSVREAVLRTLKPDPKLADFIESECGKGSWLGIITKLWPNTKYIDVIVTGTMSQYIPTLDYYSNGLPLVCTMYASSECYFGVNLDPLCKPSDVSYTLIPTMAYFEFLPVHRNNCPSNGLNSIAMQKSLDEKEQRELVDLVDVKLGQEYELVVTTYAGLYRYRVGDVLRVTGFKNNAPQFSFICRKNVVLSIDSDKTDEVELHNAVKNATTHLIPFDARLTEYTSYADTTKVPGHYVLYWELSQHGSTPIPPSVFEDCCFTIEESLDSVYRQNRVYEAIGPLEIKVVEAGTFDKLMDYAISLGASINQYKTPRCVKFAPILELLNSRVVRCYFSPKCPKFNAQWSNKN from the exons ATGCCTGAAGCACCAAAACAAACCACCACAGAGTACAGTTTGGCAGATAACAACAAGAAAAAGATGGAGTTTATTGAAGAAGTGACCGAGAATGCCGATGATGTCCAGAAACGGGTCCTCTCTGAAATTCTCTCCAGGAATGCACATGTTGAGTACCTCAACAGGCATGGACTCAACGGGCTTATTGATCGAGGGGCTTTCAAGAAAACCATTCCTGTTATCTCTTACGAGGACGTTCTGCCTGATATTAACCGCATCGCCAATGGCGATAAGTCTCCCATTCTCTGCTCGGAGCCTATCTCTGAATTCTTGACAAG TTCTGGGACATCTGCTGGGGAAAGAAAAATGATGCCTACAATTGAGGAAGAACTAGGGAGGAGGTCTTTGCTTTACAGCCTTTTGATGCCCGTGATGAGCCAGTTTGTTCCAGGCTTGGACAAAGGCAAAGGGATgtatttcttgtttataaaatgCGAGACCAAGACCCCAAGTGGCCTTCTGGCTCGCCCCGTTTTAACCAGTTACTACAAGAGTTCCCATTTCAAAGACAGACCCTACGATCCCTACACAAACTACACCAGCCCTAATGAAACAATTCTCTGCCAAGATTCCTACCAAAGTATGTATTCCCAAATGCTTTGTGGTCTTATTCAAAACAAGGAAGTCCTCCGGGTTGGGGCGGTCTTCGCCTCCGGCTTCATCCGTGCTATCCGGTTCTTGGAGAAGCACTACACCCTTCTTTGCAATGATATTAGAACCGGGACTCTTAACTCCATAATCACCGATCCATCTGTGAGAGAGGCGGTGTTGAGGACCCTAAAGCCGGACCCGAAGCTGGCGGATTTCATTGAGTCCGAATGTGGGAAGGGGTCCTGGCTGGGTATCATCACAAAACTGTGGCCTAACACCAAGTATATTGACGTTATTGTGACTGGGACCATGTCACAGTACATTCCGACTCTTGATTACTACAGCAATGGTCTACCCCTCGTCTGCACGATGTATGCTTCCTCAGAGTGTTATTTTGGTGTCAATCTGGACCCTCTTTGCAAGCCAAGCGATGTATCCTACACCCTCATTCCAACCATGGCCTATTTCGAGTTTTTGCCTGTACATCGAAACAATTGTCCCTCCAATGGTCTTAATTCCATTGCAATGCAAAAATCCCTTGATGAGAAAGAACAGCGAGAACTGGTTGACTTGGTTGATGTTAAACTTGGACAAGAATATGAACTGGTTGTTACCACTTATGcag GGCTTTACAGGTACAGAGTCGGGGATGTGCTTCGTGTGACTGGATTCAAGAACAATGCGCCGCAGTTCAGCTTCATATGCCGTAAAAACGTTGTCTTGAGCATCGATTCTGATAAAACGGATGAAGTAGAGCTCCATAACGCGGTGAAAAATGCTACGACACATTTGATTCCATTCGATGCACGTCTCACCGAGTACACGAGCTATGCAGACACGACAAAAGTTCCAGGCCACTATGTCTTGTACTGGGAGCTTAGCCAACATGGATCGACCCCAATTCCTCCATCAGTTTTTGAAGACTGCTGCTTCACCATTGAAGAGTCCCTCGATTCAGTGTATCGCCAGAACCGAGTATACGAGGCAATCGGGCCACTTGAGATCAAAGTTGTGGAAGCCGGAACATTCGATAAGCTCATGGATTATGCCATTAGCCTCGGTGCTTCAATTAACCAGTACAAAACACCCCGCTGCGTGAAATTTGCACCAATTCTTGAGCTTCTAAACTCCAGGGTTGTGCGTTGCTATTTCAGTCCTAAGTGCCCCAAATTTAACGCCCAATGGAGCAACAAGAATTGA
- the LOC140813093 gene encoding gluconokinase-like isoform X1, whose product MASDIGVAIVIMGVSGVGKSTIGEMLAKSLNGCFIDADDYHPQSNKDKMKNGIPLTDDDRMPWIETLRDALISRSVNGGTVILGCSALKESYREILRHADARYVRGSYMCSVKFVLLEVGAGILGARLEKRAAEGQHFMPAKLLESQLDSLQIDESEGILRVDASQDPQTTLKNIQTLIGS is encoded by the exons ATGGCATCTGATATAG GAGTAGCTATTGTGATCATGGGAGTCAGTGGTGTCGGAAAATC AACAATTGGTGAGATGCTGGCAAAATCTCTAAATGGCTGCTTTATTGACGCCGATGATTATCATCCTCAGTCCAACAAAG ATAAGATGAAAAACGGGATCCCTTTGACAGATGACGACCGAATGCCTTGGATCGAAACTCTTCGTGATGCCTTAATATCACGTTCGGTAAATGGTGGAACTGTAATTCTTGGATGCTCTGCTCTAAAGGAGTCATACAGAGAAATTCTTAGACACGCAGATGCAAGATATGTACGAGGTTCTTACATGTGCAGCGTAAAATTTGTTTTGTTGGAAGTTGGGGCTGGGATTCTTGGTGCTCGACTCGAGAAAAGAGCAGCAGAGGGGCAGCATTTCATGCCTGCTAAACTCTTGGAATCTCAGTTGGATTCGCTTCAGATTGATGAATCCGAAGGAATCCTCAGAGTTGATGCTTCACAAGATCCCCAGACTACTCTAAAAAACATACAAACTTTAATCGGTTCATAA
- the LOC140812835 gene encoding mRNA cap guanine-N(7) methyltransferase 1-like isoform X1 has translation MKRGYDESTSSGLLGPPQFKFKYNPEGDTEFLEDESTKIFARKVADHYSARTNQTLEEREASPIIHLKKLNNWIKSVLIQLYTKKGDAVLDLGCGKGGDLIKWDKANIGYYVGIDIADGSIEDCRTRYNGDADHHQRRKKFSFPARLLCGDCYEVRLDKVLADDAPFDICSCQFALHYSWSTEARARRALANVSALLRPGGIFIGTMPDANVIIKKLREADGLAFGNSVYWIRFDEEFENKKFKSSSPFGIKYKFHLEDAVDCPEWIVPFDLFKSLAEEYGFELVFVKNSHAFVDEYLKIAEYIELMRRLGALGDGKEDQSTLSQDEWEVAYLYSAFVLKKRGEPDQTRTTSGRRDKGKMHLLKQDIMNISDEV, from the exons atgaaACGTGGATACGATGAATCTACGTCGTCGGGTCTTCTTGGACCTCctcaatttaaatttaaatacaacCCCGAAG GGGATACAGAATTTTTGGAGGATGAAAGCACTAAGATATTTGCGAGGAAAGTTGCTGATCATTACAGTGCAAGAACGAATCAGACATTAGAAGAACGTGAAGCGAGCCCTATTATCCACTTGAAGAAACTAAACAACTGG ATAAAGAGTGTCTTGATTCAGCTATACACAAAAAAGGGGGATGCGGTTCTTGATTTGGGGTGTGGAAAG GGTGGTGACCTTATCAAATGGGACAAGGCAAATATTGGTTATTATGTTGGTATTGATATTGCTGATGGTTCG ATAGAAGATTGCCGCACACGATATAATGGTGATGCAGACCATCACCAACGCCGCAAGAAGTTCTCCTTTCCTGCCAGGCTCTTATGTGGAGACTGCTACGAG GTTCGACTGGATAAGGTTTTGGCAGATGATGCTCCTTTTGATATCTGCAGCTGCCAG TTTGCTTTGCATTACTCATGGTCTACTGAGGCACGTGCGCGGCGAGCCTTGGCTAATGTATCAGCTTTACTTCGACCTGGGGGCATCTTCATCGGAACAATGCCAGATGCAAATGTTATCATAAAAAAGCTCAGAGAAG CTGATGGACTGGCTTTTGGTAATAGCGTGTACTGGATACGTTTTGACGAAGAATTCGAAAATAAG AAATTTAAATCTTCAAGTCCCTTCGGAATCAAGTACAAGTTCCACCTAGAG GATGCCGTTGATTGTCCCGAATGGATTGTTCCTTTTGATCTGTTCAAATCATTGGCCGAGGAg TATGGATTCGAGCTGGTTTTTGTCAAAAACTCACACGCATTTGTGGATGAATACTTGAAGATAGCCGAATATATTGAGCTCATGAGAAGACTCGGTGCTCTGGGTGACGGGAAAGAAGACCAAA GTACGTTATCACAGGATGAATGGGAGGTGGCCTACTTATATTCAGCCTTTGTCTTGAAAAAG CGAGGGGAACCCGACCAAACCCGAACGACGAGTGGCAGACGGGACAAAGGTAAAATGCATCTGTTGAAGCAGGATATTATGAACATCAGCGATGAGGTTTAG
- the LOC140813093 gene encoding gluconokinase-like isoform X2 produces the protein MASDIGVAIVIMGVSGVGKSTIGEMLAKSLNGCFIDADDYHPQSNKDDDRMPWIETLRDALISRSVNGGTVILGCSALKESYREILRHADARYVRGSYMCSVKFVLLEVGAGILGARLEKRAAEGQHFMPAKLLESQLDSLQIDESEGILRVDASQDPQTTLKNIQTLIGS, from the exons ATGGCATCTGATATAG GAGTAGCTATTGTGATCATGGGAGTCAGTGGTGTCGGAAAATC AACAATTGGTGAGATGCTGGCAAAATCTCTAAATGGCTGCTTTATTGACGCCGATGATTATCATCCTCAGTCCAACAAAG ATGACGACCGAATGCCTTGGATCGAAACTCTTCGTGATGCCTTAATATCACGTTCGGTAAATGGTGGAACTGTAATTCTTGGATGCTCTGCTCTAAAGGAGTCATACAGAGAAATTCTTAGACACGCAGATGCAAGATATGTACGAGGTTCTTACATGTGCAGCGTAAAATTTGTTTTGTTGGAAGTTGGGGCTGGGATTCTTGGTGCTCGACTCGAGAAAAGAGCAGCAGAGGGGCAGCATTTCATGCCTGCTAAACTCTTGGAATCTCAGTTGGATTCGCTTCAGATTGATGAATCCGAAGGAATCCTCAGAGTTGATGCTTCACAAGATCCCCAGACTACTCTAAAAAACATACAAACTTTAATCGGTTCATAA